The Polyangium mundeleinium genome contains the following window.
GCCATCGCGCCGCGGGCTCCTTTTCGAGCGCGCGGAGGACGATGGCGTCGACCCCGGGCGGCACGCCGCGCGATGGCGCGCGGATCGACGGCGCCACGGGTTTTTCCGTGACGTGTTTGACCAGGATGCTCGCCGAGGTCTTCGCGTGAAACGGATAATGGCCGGTGAGCGCGTGGTAGAGGAGCACGCCGACGGCGTAGAGATCGGCGCGGTGATCGACGGGGTCGCCGCGGATGAGCTCGGGCGGAAGGAAGTACGGCGTGCCGATGAGCTGATCGCGGCGCGTCACCTCGCCGCCCGCGTTCGTGTCGGCCTCCTCCCGCAGCTTCGCGATGCCGAAGTCGAGCACCTTGGCGATGTCGGTGCCGCCTTCGGTCGTCGTGATCATCACGTTCTGCGGCTTGACGTCGCGGTGCACGATGCCCTTGCCGTGCGCCTCGCCGAGCGAGCTCAGGATCTGCAGGACGATCTTGCCGAGCCGCGCGAACGGCATCGGGCCGCCGTCGGAAAGCACCGCGGCGAGATCCCGGCCTGTCACGAGCTCCATCACGATGTACGTGAGGCCCGCGTCCACGCCGTAGTCGAAGACGTGCACGGTGCTCGGGCTCGACAGGCGCGAGACGGTGAGCGCCTCGCGCTTGAAGCGGCGCACGACCTCGGGGCTCATGCTGAGCTCGCCCGCGAGCAGCTTCATCGCGAGCAACTTGCCGAGGTGGACGTGCTCGACCTTGTAAACGACGCCCATGCCGCCGCGGCCGATCGGCGTGAGGATGCGGTAGCGGCCCGCGACGACGAGGCCAATGAGCGGATCGGCGCGGTGCGCGATCGCCTCGTCGTCGAGGGGGAGCGCGAGCGCGAGGGCCGCGATGCGCGACGTCGGTTGGGGCGTCTCCGCAGACGCCGCCGTGTCGACCTCCGGGGAGGGCTCCGTGACCAGCGCCGTGGTGTCGGCGTCGTTCGGTGCCGTTTCTCCAGGATCGTCCTCGCCGATCGACATGAACCGCCGGATTGTGCCCGAGCGGCACCCGCACGGGAAGCAAACACCCGCTCAGAGGGGGGCCGCAGCGTCTCGCCGGGGTTTCACCCCGGACCCGACCAGGGGCTCTTCGCCCCTGGACCCGAACCAGGGCACAGCCCTGGACCTCTGGTGTATCGACCGCGATGCGGTCGATACGCGAAAACTCGGAGAGTTTCTGGAACACGCTCTCAGACCCACGCGCCTCGCAGCCGCTCGGCAGCCGCGCGCACATGCGCGGCGGTGATCGGCTGCCGGAGTGGAGGGCGTAGCTTCTCCACGATCTCGCGCGCGAGGACGTTCACGACCCACGGATGCCCGCCCGAGATCGCAGCGATCTCGGCCACGGCCTCGTCCCGGAACGGCTGCCCCGTCTCCTCTGTGTGCTCCGCGCAGAGCGTGGCCACCTGCACAGCCGTGAAATCGGGCAGGCGGAGCGACGTCGCCCCAGGCCCGAGGAGCTCCACGGCCGAGGCCTGCACCTCCTCGGAGCCACAGAACACGACCGACCACGGCGCCGCGCGGGGCCGCGCCTCGTAGGTCGCCCGCATCTGCGTGAGCAGGCTCGTGCGGGTCTCGCGCGGCAGGAGATCCACGTCGTCGAGCAGCAGGACGAGCGGCCGCGGGCACGCGCGCGCCCACGCCGAGAGCACGACGCCCGCGAACCGCACGTCGTACGACGGGGGCCACGGCGGAGGCCGCAGCGGCGCTGGGAGCTGCTCCCCGGCCGCCTTCGCAATCGCCTCGAGCAGCGCCCGCTCGCCCAACGCCCCCTCCGCGGCGCCCCCCCTCGGCCGGCAGGAGGCCCGCACCACGACCCACGCGCCAGCCTCCGCGAGCCCGGCCGCGAGCCCCCGCAGCCACGTCGTTCGCCCGTGCAACCGCGGCGCGTGCACCACCACGTACGCCCCGCGCGCCACCAACTCTGGCACCTCCACGAGCCGCGTGCTCGCACCCAGCATGTAATGCAGCTCATCGTGGCAGGGCCCCACCACGTTGAACCTTCGGCGGTGTCGGTGCGTGCTCAGGAACCGTGCCCCTGCGGCCCTGTCGTGCCCCAGGCGTTCGCTGGAATCCCGGCCATGTTCAATGGCTGGTTCACCGAACCCGCCTTGTCCGTGTTGCCTCGTCGTCGTGCTCACGATGAGGAATGTCCCCAGGGACCGCGGATTCGAAGTTTTTCGCGACCGGTCAGCGCGAACCGGGGAGCCGCCCGAGGTGCATCCCGACGAACCCGGCGCAGAGGCAACCGACGAGCGTCGCGGTGCCATACAGCGCGGCGAGGCGGGGCTGTCCGTTCTGTACGTACTGGACGACCTCCAGGTTGAACGTGGAGTACGTCGTGAATCCGCCCAAAAAACCCGCCCCGAGCGCGACCTGCAGCGTGGGGCCGAGCCACGTGGCGCTTCGGGAGAGCTGGAAGAGGAGCCCGAGCAGGAACGAGCCGATGACGTTGACGGCGAGGGTCCCGTAGGGAAACGCGGAGCCGTACCGCGAGAGGGACCAGGTCGTCACGAGGAACCGCGCCCCCGAGCCGATCGCCCCGCCGACGCAGACCCACACGAGCTTCATCCCCATCGGTGCGCGCGCCTCTGAGCTGGCATCTCTCTACAGAAGTCCACACCGTCCTTGTGGTCAAGCCTCCCGGCGTGGCCGGCCGCGCCTCGCGTCTCTCCCGGGATGGGGTACCATCCGCGCGCCATGACGGAAGACCAAGCGGGGACGCTCCCCTCCACCGAGGCACCCGCGGCGGACGGGGGCAGCGCGGTCCCAGACGCAAGCGCGGCCGGAAACGCGCCACCAGCCAGCGCGCGGACGCTGGCCGCCGCGACCGCGACCCACGGCGCCGGAGCGCACGGCGCGACGACCCCGGGCGCGCGCTGGGCCTTGCTCCTCGGCGCCCTCGGCGTCGTCTTCGGCGACATCGGCACGAGCCCGCTCTACGCGATCAAGGAGTGCTTCAGCCCGGAGAGCCCGCATCACATCGCGCCCACGCCGGCGAACATCCTCGGCATCCTCTCCCTGGTCTTCTGGTCGCTCCTGATGGTCGTGACGGTGAAATACCTCACGTTCGTCCTCCGGGCCGACAACCAGGGCTCGGGCGGGATCATGGCCCTGCTCGCGCTCGTGCCGACGGGCAAGGGCGCGGGGACGGGGCCGCTCGTCCTGCTCGTGCTCCTCGGGGCGTCGCTCCTTTATGGCGAGGGCGTCATCACGCCCGCGATCTCCGTGCTCTCGGCCATGGAAGGCCTCGAAGTCGCGTACGAGCCCTTGAAGCACGTCGTCGTCCCGCTCACGGTGGTCATCCTGCTCGCGCTTTTCCTCGTGCAGAAGCGCGGCACCGGGGGCATTGGCAATGTCTTCGGCAGCGTCACGCTCGTCTGGTTCGTCACCATTGCGATCCTGGGTGCCCGGTGGATCCTGACCCGTCCGAGCGTGCTCGCCGCCGTCGATCCGCGGCACGGCGTGACGTTTTTCCTGGAACACCGGGGCCACGGCTTCTTGCTCCTCGGCGCCGTCGTCCTCTGCATCACGGGCTGCGAGGCACTTTATGCGGACATGGGCCATTTCGGGCGGGGTCCGATCCGCCGGGTCTGGTTCGTCATCGTATGGCCCGCGCTCCTGCTCAATTACTTCGGCCAGGGCGCGTATTTGCTTCAGCACCCTGGGGGCGCGACGAACCCTTTTTATGGTCTCGTCCCGTCCTGGGCCCTCTATCCGACGGTCGCCATTGCCACGGGCGCCACGATCGTCGCCTCGCAGGCGCTCATCTCGGGAGCGTTCTCGCTCACCCAGCAGGCCGTGCAGCTCGGATACTTTCCGCGCGTGACGATCGTCCACACCTCGAAGGAGACCGAGGGGCAGATCTACATCCCCGAGATCAACCGCGCGCTCCTCGTGGCCTGCATTCTCCTCGTCTTCACGTTCCGCACCTCGACCTCGCTCGCGGCGGCCTACGGCATCGCGGTCACGGCCACGATGACCATCACCACGACAGTCTATTTCGTGGTCGTCACGAAGCGCTGGGGCTGGCCGCTCTGGAAGGCGCTGCCGCCCGTCGCCGTCTTCCTGGCCATCGACCTCTCGTTTTTCTCGGCAAACGCGGCGAAGTTCTTTCAGGGCGGCTGGTTCCCCGTGGCCATGGCGCTCGTGATCTTCACGATCATGACGACCTGGAAATCAGGCCGCAGGATCCTGGCCGAGTCCTTCAAGGATGGCGTCTTGCCGCTCGAGCTGTTCCTCGAGGACGTCGAGCGCACGAAGCCCCACCGCGTGCGGGGCACGGCCGTCTTCATGGCCTCGAACCCGAACGGCACGCCGCCCGTCCTGCTGCACCATTTCAAGCACAACCAGGTCTTGCACCAGCAGGTCGTCCTGCTCTCCATCGCGAACGAGCGGGTCCCCGAGATCCCGCCCGATCAGCGCGTGACCGTCGAGCACAAGGGCCACGGGTTTTACCGGGTCTGCGCCCGCTACGGCTTCATGCAAACCCCGCACGTGCCGAGCTTGCTCGCCGCCTGCAAGGAACAGGGGCTCTCGATCGAGCTCCAGCGCACGAGTTATTACCTCGGCCGCGAGACGCTCCTGCCGACGGGCCGCTCGAAAATGTGGAAATGGCGCAAGGACCTCTTCGCCTTCATTTCCCGCAACGCGCGCCCCGCCACCGCGTACTTCGGCCTGCCCCCGGGCCGCGTCGTCGAGCTCGGCATGCAGATCGACCTCTGACGGACCGCTACCGCCGGCGGGGTCTCTGCCCGATGCCCGAGGGAGCACGGGGAGGCGCGGATCATGGTGAACGAGCGAGCGGAGACCTCGCCGGTCTGCATGCCGGCGGACAACGTGATGCTGAACGGAGATCTCGGGATGCCGGCGGCGCCAAAGGGCGTGGTGCTGTTCGCCCACGGGAGTGGGTCGAGCCGGTTCAGCCCGCGCAATCGCCACATTGCATCGAGCCTGCGGGCGCGCAGGTTCGCGACAGTGCTCGTGGATCTGCTGACGGTCGAGGAGGAGGCCGTGGACCTCAGGACGGCCGAGGTGCGGTTCGATATTGACCTGCTCGCGCGGCGGGTCGCGAGCGTCGTCGATTGGCTCGGCCGGGCGTCGTCGACGGCGGGGCTCGGCATCGGGCTCTTCGGGGCGAGCACGGGGGCGGCGGCGGCGCTCGTGGCCGCGGCAGAGCGGCCCGAGGAGGTGCAGGCGGTGGTCTCGCGCGGCGGGCGGCCCGATCTCGCAGGCGGAGCGCTGCCGCGGGTCCGGGCGCCGACGCTGCTCATCGTGGGCGGGGCGGATACGCTGGTGATCGACCTGAACCAGCAGGCGTTCGAGGATCTCCGCTGCGAACGGGAGATCGTCATCGTCCCGCGGGCGACACACCTCTTCGAGGAGCCGGGGGCGCTCGACCAGGTCGCGGATCTCGCGGGGCACTGGTTCGAGGCGCATATCGCAGCGCAAGGGCGCATGGCCCGGGCGTCATGACGCGAGCGAGCGCGGGCGCAAGAGCGTAGGATCCCTGCGTTGTTCCAGGGCGTGGGCGATCCAGCCGGCGAGCCGGCCGATCGCGAAGATCGTCGTCGCCGCGCCCGGCGGCAGGCCGAGGGCGAGGCAAAGCGCGACGAGGCCGACGTCCACGGACGGAGGTGGATGGCCGGCCTCTTTCGTCGCGTCGAGCAGCGCGAACAAGGCCGCGACGCTGGTCTTTCGCGGCGCTTCCGCGCGCGCGGCCACGAGCAGGGGTGGCGTGCGGGGATCGCCGTCGGGGTAAAACGGGTGTCCGAGCTCGAGGACCGTATCGCCGCGGCGGGCGCGGGCGGCGACGACGGCGCGGGCTCGTTCGGGGCGCCCGACCTCGGCGACGACGGCCTCGATGCGGTCACAGGCGCCGCCGTGCTTCGGGCCGGAGACCGCGGCGATCCCGGCGCTCACGCAGGCGTAGAGATCGGCCCCCGTCGAGGCCGTCACGCGGACGGCGAAGGTCGAGGTGGCGAGCTCGTGATCCGCGAGCAGCACGAGCGCTCGTTCGAGGGCGGCTTCGGCGCGGTCGGACCTCTTGCCGCCGAGGGCGACGAGCAGCGCGCGGGTGATCGTGGGCTCGGCGAGCGCGGTGTTGGCCCGGCGAGCGCCCGAAGGCAGGGCCGAGAGCGCGGCGAGGCGGCGGATCAAGGCGCGGGCGCGGGGCAGCTCGGCCTCCTCGGTCGCAGCGAAGCGTAGGGGATCCCGCGCGGCCAGGGCCGGGACGGCGAGGGCGAGCGTGGCGAGGGGCGGGGCGCCTTCGGGGACGAGGTCGGCGAGGCGGGAGGCGGGCAGCGCGGGATCCTGCGGCAGCGTCCAGGGGGGGCGTTCTTCGGGCAGCGCGCCGGTCCAGAGCAATTCGGCGACGGATTCGAAGGGCACGCCGGACGCGGCGAGGGTTGTGGCGGCGTGGCCGCGGTAGCGCGGGCCCTCGGGGCCGATCGTGGTGATCGTCGAGGAGAGGACGGGCTCGCCCCAGCGCAAGGCGGATGCGGCGACGGGGCCGTGCCCGCGGCGCGCGTCGCTCCGGGCCTTCAGCCGTTCGAGGTCCTCGCGCACGTAGAGGCGGCTCCGCCCGCCCTCGCTGGGCACGCTGCGGACGAGGCCGCGGCTCGCGTAGGCGTAGAGCGTCTCGCGCTTCACCCCGAGCAGCGCGGCGGCCTCCGGCCCGGACAGGAGGTCCGATGGTTGATTGTCGAATCCAGTGGATGGATTGATCAATCCACGTTGATCAACGTTGCTCACGTCATCAAGGATAGCATCAACCAAGGAGGAAACGATGGACCAAGCGACGCAGAATGGGGCAAAGCACGCGGCTACGAAGGCGAGTGGGCTCGATGGGGTCGTCGTGGCGGATACGGCATTGAGCGAGGTCGACGGCGAGCGGGGGAGGCTCGTCGTGGGCGGGCACGATATCGAGGCGCTCGCGGGCCGGGTCGGCTTCGAGGATCTCTGCGGGCTCGGGCCTCGGGGGGGGGGGGGGGGGGGGGGGGGGGGGGGGGGGGGGGGGGGGGGGGGGGGGGGGACGGGCGGGGGCGGCTCCCGGACGCGGCGACCCAGGGCGCGCTCGCGGACGCGCTCGCCGAGGGGCGCGCGCTCGCGTTCGAGCAGATCCCGTCGATCGGCGAGACGCTCGTCGCAGAGGATGGAGGTGCGGCGCTCATGGCAGCCGTGGCACACTTCGGCGCGCGTGCGGCGTGGCGGGTGGCGGATCGCCCGGCGTGGATCGAGCTCGCGCGGATCACGGGCGCGGTCGCGACGTTCGCGGCGGCCTGGGCGCGGCGTCGCGCGGGGGACGCGCCGATCGCCCCGGACAAGGCGCTCGGGCACGCGGCGGACTTCTTGCGAATGGTGCGCGGTGCGGCTGCGCCCGAGGCGGCCGCGCGGGCGCTCGACGCCTACCTCGTGACCGTGGCCGATCACGGCATGAACGCCTCGACGTTCACCGCGCGGGTCGTGGCCTCGACGGGCTCGGATCGGGTGTCGGCGATCGTGGCGGCGATCGGCGCGCTCAAAGGCCCGCTGCACGGCGGCGCGCCGGGGCCCGTGCTCGACATGCTCGACGACCTGGGGTAGCGACCCGCCCGAGCGGATCGCGCAGGGTCCGGGCGCGCGCCCCGGCCCTGCAACGGCAATACGGAGACGACGATGGACGTGGCAGATCCCATTCCTCCTTCGGTCCAGGCCCTCATGGACCTGTTCGCGAACGAGCTCTCGCATGTGAGCTTCCCCGGCGTCGATCGGGCGATCCTCGAGCAGGTGGTCACCGAGGTCCGGACCCACACCGAGGCCGTGGTCAAGGCGGAGGCGGCCCTCGAAGCGGCGCGCACGGCGCTGCGGGACAGCGAGGAGACCCTGTCGAGCAAGACCCAGAAGGCGCTCGCCTACGCGCGCGTCTACGCCGACGATCACCCCGACATCCGGTCGAAGGTGGACTCGGTCGCGCGGATCGCGGGCGTGACGTCCTCGCCGCCCGGGCCTTCCCGGGAGGCCAGCGGGGACACGCCGAAGCGCCGCGGCCGCCCGCCGAAGGCAAAGGCGGCGAGCGCCGAGCCGGCCGCCGAGCCGACGGACGCGACGCCGACGGACGCGACCCCGGACGCGACCCCGGCGGCGCCGCCGGTCATGGAGCTCGGGCCCTCGACGATGAGCAGCGAGGACACCCCCGAGCCCTCGGAGCTCAACGGCGCAGCGCACTCGGCCTGAACCTCGGCCTCCGCCCCTCTCCCGAAAGGGGGAGGGGTCGGGGGGGAGGGCCTACCGAACCCGCGGCACCCGCGCACCTTCCAGCGCGAGGAGCCGTGCCTTCGTCTGCACCCCACCTGGCGCGGAAAACCCCACGGCGGCCCCGGCGGCGCCCAGAATCCGGTGGCAGGGCACCACGATCGGGATGGGGTTTTTCGCGAGCGCTTGCCCCACGGCGCGGGCGGCCGCCCGGGACTTGCCGAGGCGCGCGGCGAGCTCGCCGTAGGTGACGGTTTGGCCGGGCGGGATGTCCTGCGCGGCGTGGTAGACGGCCCGGTAAAACGGCGACACGCGCTCGAGATCGAGGGGCACCTTCGAGAAATCTTGCGGCGCGCCGCCGAGGTGCGCGGCGACGAGGCGCATCACGTCCTGGACCCACGCGGGCGGGTCTCCGCGCATGGCGCCGGGCGCGCTCGCCGTGATCCATGCGATCGTCTCCTCCTCTCGTTCGCTCGGCAGCGCGAGCGCGAAAATACCTCGTGGACTCCAGGCCACGACCACGCGACCGAGCGGCGTGTCGAAGGGCTCGAACCCCAATCCGTCCATAATGGTTGTTCCTACCAAACCTTGAGCGGAGCGTCCACGGCGGTCTCGCCGCCGGCGTCTGGTCACCGGAGAATGCAGGGCGTCGCTCCATGGGCTCGCCGGTTCGTCCCCGTCATTGCCGTGCGCGCCGTACGGGTGCCGAGCGCGTGCCCCTTGGGCTGCCGCTCGTCCTCGCGCGTATGTCTCCACGGTGTTCCTCGACGGGAATCATTTTCTGCCCGGGGCCTTTTCGAGCTCCGTCCTGGACCCATCCGTTCCTCGGTATGGGGCATGCTTCCACATTCCCGTCGTGGGATGTATACCATCGGGTGTAGGGACGTCGGGTATTCCCGGAATTCCCTGATGGCGATGGCCATCGAATTCGTCAGCATTCGAGGTCCATGCTGGACTCTTTTCGAGGGTCCGAGGACGGCGCGCCGGGCGCCGATCGAGCTTTCAAGGGAGGGCGTGAATGACGCGATCCAGAGTTCGGCTGGGTGGGAATCGTATCGGGTCTTTTCTCGGCGCGGCGGTGGCGGTTGCCCTGGTCCTCCAGACGCAGTCGCCTTCGGCCGCGCCCAAGCATTGTGGTGATTTTCTTGCGCGCGTCGCGGAGCTGCCGGGGTACCCGGACGGGATCGTCCTGCAGAAGAACCGCGTGTACGTCGCCGGCCCCGCGCTCGGCGTCGACGCGGGCGGGGTTCCCTCCGAAATCGCGGTGTTCCACGGGAAAACCGGGGCGCATCTCGAAACGATCCCCATCCAGGGGGAGGACCTCGCCGCGCCCCACGCGCTCACGGGCCTCTCGGTCGACGCCGACGGGCGCCTGTATGCCGTGAGCTCCCAGCTCGGCGTCCTGCGGCTCTCGGAGAAAAAGCACGGGAAATGGAAACAATCGGTGTATGCCGGCCCCTTTCCCGACATCCCTTCCTGCACGCCGGGCGATTCCAACGATCTTTGTGCGCACAATGTCTACGAAATGCCGCCGATGCCCAGCGACATCGCGTTCGCCAAGGACGGTCATGCCTACGTGACCGACGCTGCCCAGGCCATGATTTATCGGATCCCGCCCGGCGGCGGCGCGCCCGAGATCTGGCTTCGGAGCGCCAAGCTCGCCGGATACTACGACCTCCAGGGCGCGCGGGGGATCCTCGTCAGCGCCGACGGCAAGAGCCTCTACGTGACCGTGGGCTTCTCGGCCGACGCGCCGTGGGAGGGCCGCATTTACAAGATCCGGCGCGTCCCTGCGCCGAACGAGAACGACGTCACGCTCGTGCACGTCTTTCCGAATTTCGAGGCGCCTTCGGGCCTGGGCCTCGGCGAGGACGGAGAGCTCTTCGTGGCCCTTTCCATCACGAGCCAGATCGCGGTCGTGAAGCCCGCGGGCGGCGAGCTCGGCCGATTCTCTTCGGCCACGAACGACGAGGTCCCCCTCGATGGCCCGGCGCACATGGCATTCGACGGCAAGGGTGGGCTTTTCGTGACGAACCAGGCGGTCCCCAGCGGGCTGCTCGATCGTTTTGCCGTGGTCGAGGTCGACGTGAAGGATCAGGGCCACAAGAACCACCCACCGAAGCCGAATCTGCCCTGACGGCAAGACAAACCCTCCGCGGAAAAACGTTTTTCTTGGTCCTCGGGCGCACGCGTGATACGGCGGTCGTGTGCCCTTCCCCTGGGTCTGCGGCCGTGCTAACGTCTCCCCTCATGGGCAGCGCGGCGTGGCGGCTCGGGGCGGACGATCCGGACGATCCCACGTTTTATCCCGCGTTCGACGACATGGGTGAAAGCGCTCTCCAGCGCCTCATGACCGAGCTGCTTCGCCCCTTGATCGCGCGGTTCCTCGCCGAACGAGGCATCCAGGCCTTCGTGGGCGCCGACCAGTTCATCTACTGGATCAAGGGCAACGCGAAGGCCGTGGTGGCGCCCGACGTGTACGTGATGCCGGGTCTCCCGTCCGACGTGGCCCCGCGGTGCTGGAAGGTCTGGCAGACAGGCGTCGCGCCGAGCTTCGCGCTCGAGATCATCGCCGAGGAAGACGAGAACAAGGACGTCTCCCAGTCCCCCCAGCGGCACGACGAGCTCGGCACGCGCGAGCTCGTCGTCTTTGATCCCTACGTCGACGTCCGCTCGGGCCGCACGCGTTTCCGCGTCCATCGGCGCGACGAACGCGGCAAGCTCGTGGTCGTCGAGGCGACGAACGCGGACCGAGTCCGGAGCGAGGTGCTCGGCTGCATGCTGCGCGCGGTCGGCGGCGGTGATGCCATGCGGCTTCGCCTGGCCGTGGACGCCGAGGGGGAGGAGCTGTTCCCGACGGAGGCCGAAGCCGCGCGGGAAGCGGCGCGCAACGCGGAGCGCAAGGCCGAGGATGCACGCGAGGCGGAGCTCGCGGCGCGGGAGACGCTCGACGCGGAGCGTGTGGCCCGCCGGAACCTCGAGCTCGAGCTCGCCCGGATGCGCGCGGAGCTCGAACGCCTGCGGCGCTGACGTCTGCCGAGCGCTCGACCCTACCCGGGGCCTTTTGGTACGCTCAGCGCGCCATGCGCACGCCGCTTCCCCCTACGACCCCGATCGCCCTGCTCGCCGCGACGTCTCTGTTCGCCCTGTCCGCCTGCGCATCCACCCAGGAACGGTGCGCGGAGCCGCAGCCCGCGGGGACGGCCGCCGCCGCGCCCGCGTCTGCGCACGCGGGCCGAAATGCGTTTTTCCTGGGCAATGCCCGCGAGGTCGTCGAGAAAAAACCGATCGGGCCGGACGAGAAGACGAAGTTCGTCCCGCTCTTCGAGAATGCCGATCACACGGTCAACGTAATCCAGACCCGCGGGACCGTGCCTCTGCATTACCATGCCGAGCACGACGAGCTCGTCGTGATCCTGGAGGGCAGCGGGACATTCTACGTGGAGGGGCAGACGCGCGTGGTGAAAGCAGGCGACGTGCAGGTCATTCCCCGCGGCGTCGTGCATTCCTACGTGCACGAAGGGC
Protein-coding sequences here:
- a CDS encoding dienelactone hydrolase family protein; the encoded protein is MVNERAETSPVCMPADNVMLNGDLGMPAAPKGVVLFAHGSGSSRFSPRNRHIASSLRARRFATVLVDLLTVEEEAVDLRTAEVRFDIDLLARRVASVVDWLGRASSTAGLGIGLFGASTGAAAALVAAAERPEEVQAVVSRGGRPDLAGGALPRVRAPTLLIVGGADTLVIDLNQQAFEDLRCEREIVIVPRATHLFEEPGALDQVADLAGHWFEAHIAAQGRMARAS
- a CDS encoding cupin domain-containing protein, with translation MRTPLPPTTPIALLAATSLFALSACASTQERCAEPQPAGTAAAAPASAHAGRNAFFLGNAREVVEKKPIGPDEKTKFVPLFENADHTVNVIQTRGTVPLHYHAEHDELVVILEGSGTFYVEGQTRVVKAGDVQVIPRGVVHSYVHEGPGVTVVVSTFSPKFDPKDRIMVDAKKP
- the crcB gene encoding fluoride efflux transporter CrcB; translated protein: MGMKLVWVCVGGAIGSGARFLVTTWSLSRYGSAFPYGTLAVNVIGSFLLGLLFQLSRSATWLGPTLQVALGAGFLGGFTTYSTFNLEVVQYVQNGQPRLAALYGTATLVGCLCAGFVGMHLGRLPGSR
- a CDS encoding methylated-DNA--[protein]-cysteine S-methyltransferase — protein: MDGLGFEPFDTPLGRVVVAWSPRGIFALALPSEREEETIAWITASAPGAMRGDPPAWVQDVMRLVAAHLGGAPQDFSKVPLDLERVSPFYRAVYHAAQDIPPGQTVTYGELAARLGKSRAAARAVGQALAKNPIPIVVPCHRILGAAGAAVGFSAPGGVQTKARLLALEGARVPRVR
- a CDS encoding Uma2 family endonuclease is translated as MGSAAWRLGADDPDDPTFYPAFDDMGESALQRLMTELLRPLIARFLAERGIQAFVGADQFIYWIKGNAKAVVAPDVYVMPGLPSDVAPRCWKVWQTGVAPSFALEIIAEEDENKDVSQSPQRHDELGTRELVVFDPYVDVRSGRTRFRVHRRDERGKLVVVEATNADRVRSEVLGCMLRAVGGGDAMRLRLAVDAEGEELFPTEAEAAREAARNAERKAEDAREAELAARETLDAERVARRNLELELARMRAELERLRR
- a CDS encoding SMP-30/gluconolactonase/LRE family protein is translated as MTRSRVRLGGNRIGSFLGAAVAVALVLQTQSPSAAPKHCGDFLARVAELPGYPDGIVLQKNRVYVAGPALGVDAGGVPSEIAVFHGKTGAHLETIPIQGEDLAAPHALTGLSVDADGRLYAVSSQLGVLRLSEKKHGKWKQSVYAGPFPDIPSCTPGDSNDLCAHNVYEMPPMPSDIAFAKDGHAYVTDAAQAMIYRIPPGGGAPEIWLRSAKLAGYYDLQGARGILVSADGKSLYVTVGFSADAPWEGRIYKIRRVPAPNENDVTLVHVFPNFEAPSGLGLGEDGELFVALSITSQIAVVKPAGGELGRFSSATNDEVPLDGPAHMAFDGKGGLFVTNQAVPSGLLDRFAVVEVDVKDQGHKNHPPKPNLP
- a CDS encoding AAA-like domain-containing protein — protein: MGPCHDELHYMLGASTRLVEVPELVARGAYVVVHAPRLHGRTTWLRGLAAGLAEAGAWVVVRASCRPRGGAAEGALGERALLEAIAKAAGEQLPAPLRPPPWPPSYDVRFAGVVLSAWARACPRPLVLLLDDVDLLPRETRTSLLTQMRATYEARPRAAPWSVVFCGSEEVQASAVELLGPGATSLRLPDFTAVQVATLCAEHTEETGQPFRDEAVAEIAAISGGHPWVVNVLAREIVEKLRPPLRQPITAAHVRAAAERLRGAWV
- a CDS encoding citrate/2-methylcitrate synthase, which codes for MINVAHVIKDSINQGGNDGPSDAEWGKARGYEGEWARWGRRGGYGIERGRRRAGEARRGRARYRGARGPGRLRGSLRARASGGGGGGGGGGGGGGGGGGDGRGRLPDAATQGALADALAEGRALAFEQIPSIGETLVAEDGGAALMAAVAHFGARAAWRVADRPAWIELARITGAVATFAAAWARRRAGDAPIAPDKALGHAADFLRMVRGAAAPEAAARALDAYLVTVADHGMNASTFTARVVASTGSDRVSAIVAAIGALKGPLHGGAPGPVLDMLDDLG
- a CDS encoding potassium transporter Kup, producing the protein MTEDQAGTLPSTEAPAADGGSAVPDASAAGNAPPASARTLAAATATHGAGAHGATTPGARWALLLGALGVVFGDIGTSPLYAIKECFSPESPHHIAPTPANILGILSLVFWSLLMVVTVKYLTFVLRADNQGSGGIMALLALVPTGKGAGTGPLVLLVLLGASLLYGEGVITPAISVLSAMEGLEVAYEPLKHVVVPLTVVILLALFLVQKRGTGGIGNVFGSVTLVWFVTIAILGARWILTRPSVLAAVDPRHGVTFFLEHRGHGFLLLGAVVLCITGCEALYADMGHFGRGPIRRVWFVIVWPALLLNYFGQGAYLLQHPGGATNPFYGLVPSWALYPTVAIATGATIVASQALISGAFSLTQQAVQLGYFPRVTIVHTSKETEGQIYIPEINRALLVACILLVFTFRTSTSLAAAYGIAVTATMTITTTVYFVVVTKRWGWPLWKALPPVAVFLAIDLSFFSANAAKFFQGGWFPVAMALVIFTIMTTWKSGRRILAESFKDGVLPLELFLEDVERTKPHRVRGTAVFMASNPNGTPPVLLHHFKHNQVLHQQVVLLSIANERVPEIPPDQRVTVEHKGHGFYRVCARYGFMQTPHVPSLLAACKEQGLSIELQRTSYYLGRETLLPTGRSKMWKWRKDLFAFISRNARPATAYFGLPPGRVVELGMQIDL
- a CDS encoding citrate/2-methylcitrate synthase, producing MSNVDQRGLINPSTGFDNQPSDLLSGPEAAALLGVKRETLYAYASRGLVRSVPSEGGRSRLYVREDLERLKARSDARRGHGPVAASALRWGEPVLSSTITTIGPEGPRYRGHAATTLAASGVPFESVAELLWTGALPEERPPWTLPQDPALPASRLADLVPEGAPPLATLALAVPALAARDPLRFAATEEAELPRARALIRRLAALSALPSGARRANTALAEPTITRALLVALGGKRSDRAEAALERALVLLADHELATSTFAVRVTASTGADLYACVSAGIAAVSGPKHGGACDRIEAVVAEVGRPERARAVVAARARRGDTVLELGHPFYPDGDPRTPPLLVAARAEAPRKTSVAALFALLDATKEAGHPPPSVDVGLVALCLALGLPPGAATTIFAIGRLAGWIAHALEQRRDPTLLRPRSLAS